From one Solanum stenotomum isolate F172 chromosome 12, ASM1918654v1, whole genome shotgun sequence genomic stretch:
- the LOC125846398 gene encoding EPIDERMAL PATTERNING FACTOR-like protein 2: MGWSTQNQILRCLTYSLLILTISSLSHFTFQAEGRKLLDTHRHHGDNQIESEKRGILRSQIGSRPPRCEKRCGTCGHCEAIQVPTNPQITNGNKNHTINSNNNNIAYARDSDNSNYKPMSWKCKCGNLIFNP; this comes from the exons atgggCTGGAGTACTCAGAATCAAATACTTCGCTGTCTAACATATTCGCTTCTCATTCTTACTATTTCAAGCTTATCCCACTTCACATTCCAGGCTGAAG GAAGAAAATTGCTTGATACTCACCGTCATCACGGGGATAATCAG ATAGAGAGTGAAAAGAGAGGAATTTTGAGATCACAAATTGGGTCTAGGCCACCTAGATGTGAAAAAAGATGTGGTACTTGCGGTCACTGTGAAGCCATTCAGGTTCCAACAAATCCACAAATTACAAATGGAAATAAGAATCACACAAtcaacagcaacaacaacaacattgccTATGCAAGGGACAGCGACAACTCAAACTACAAGCCAATGAGCTGGAAATGCAAATGTGGAAATCTTATCTTCAATCCTTAA
- the LOC125846377 gene encoding probable xyloglucan endotransglucosylase/hydrolase protein 7 → MTTLTSPSLKYSAFVLIVLYALTFSFSLVSARPATFLQDFKIAWSDSHIKQLDGGRGIQLILDQNSGCGFASRSKYLFGRVSMKIKLVPGDSAGTVTAFYMNSDTDTVRDELDFEFLGNRTGQPYTVQTNVYVHGKGDKEQRVNLWFDPSADFHTYTIFWNHHQAVFSVDGIPIRVYKNNEAKGIPFPKFQPMGVYSTLWEADDWATRGGLEKINWSKSPFYAYYKDFDIEGCAMPGPANCASNPSNWWEGPAYQQLSPVQARQYRWVRMNHMIYDYCTDKSRNPVPPPECRAGI, encoded by the exons ATGACCACATTGACTTCTCCTTCCTTAAAATATTCAGCTTTTGTTCTAATAGTGCTATATGCCTTGACCTTTTCATTCTCACTAGTAAGTGCACGACCCGCCACTTTTTTACAGGATTTTAAAATCGCATGGTCTGACTCTCACATCAAACAACTCGATGGCGGCAGGGGAATTCAACTTATTCTCGACCAAAATTCAG GATGTGGATTTGCTTCGAGAAGCAAATACCTGTTTGGACGTGTTAGCATGAAGATCAAGCTCGTTCCTGGTGACTCTGCAGGAACCGTTACTGCCTTTTAC ATGAACTCGGACACAGATACCGTAAGAGACGAACTTGACTTCGAATTCTTGGGAAACCGGACAGGGCAGCCGTACACTGTTCAGACGAATGTTTATGTCCATGGAAAAGGTGACAAGGAACAAAGGGTTAACCTTTGGTTTGATCCATCCGCTGATTTTCACACCTACACCATTTTTTGGAACCACCATCAAGCCGT GTTCTCCGTGGACGGAATACCCATTAGAGTGTACAAGAACAACGAAGCAAAAGGAATCCCATTCCCCAAATTCCAACCCATGGGTGTTTACTCAACATTGTGGGAAGCTGACGACTGGGCTACAAGGGGTGGCTTAGAGAAAATAAATTGGAGCAAATCCCCATTTTACGCATATTACAAGGATTTTGACATAGAAGGATGTGCAATGCCAGGACCAGCAAATTGTGCCTCGAACCCAAGTAATTGGTGGGAAGGACCTGCTTATCAGCAACTCAGCCCAGTACAAGCAAGGCAATATCGTTGGGTTCGAATGAACCATATGATCTATGATTATTGCACCGACAAATCCAGAAACCCCGTTCCACCACCAGAATGTAGGGCCGGAATATGA